In Serratia marcescens subsp. marcescens ATCC 13880, a single genomic region encodes these proteins:
- a CDS encoding threonine/serine transporter, producing the protein MKISHLYWPVTFFSTAFGAGIFFLPQAVGPGVLGMKVFMLFIVIAMSVSMMAHYLFFKFIISHPEKDFLAASSTFIGERAAAIVCVLFILSMIIIVLINFITLVNVVASFFHNGFWVRGGISLLLSAALSAAWLAFSQRVEHLISRMALVSIVLVAILAVFFLLQPAGGRQAVQASPGISLQTWLLLPIFLFTFNFTPCIQRFAKSAVRPQARSILFGKVLIMAFIVMIVIAISRLLTLDDISIINSRNVDALFYTAGLTGSATAWLGAALLLCLLTGGAYIGTLTGVIDGITSFGVAGKKRIIAGNIVVCTFIGTINPSIIKIISGWSIPVIVMTVFFIPSLYFLLRGDGRQKGIGVVVLGSGIAVIATLLV; encoded by the coding sequence ATGAAAATCTCACACTTGTATTGGCCAGTCACTTTCTTCTCCACGGCATTCGGCGCCGGGATTTTCTTTTTGCCGCAGGCGGTGGGGCCGGGCGTGCTGGGGATGAAGGTGTTCATGCTGTTTATCGTTATCGCCATGTCGGTATCGATGATGGCGCACTATCTTTTTTTCAAATTCATCATTTCGCACCCGGAGAAAGATTTCCTGGCGGCATCATCGACGTTTATCGGCGAGCGGGCAGCGGCAATCGTCTGTGTGCTGTTTATTTTGTCGATGATTATTATCGTGCTGATAAATTTCATCACTTTGGTCAACGTCGTCGCGTCTTTTTTCCACAACGGATTCTGGGTTAGGGGCGGCATTTCGCTGTTGCTGAGTGCCGCGCTGTCGGCGGCATGGTTGGCGTTTAGTCAGCGAGTCGAGCACCTGATTTCCAGAATGGCACTGGTTTCTATCGTACTGGTGGCGATCCTGGCGGTGTTTTTCCTGTTACAACCTGCAGGGGGGCGGCAGGCGGTGCAGGCGTCGCCTGGCATTTCATTGCAGACGTGGCTGCTGCTGCCAATTTTTCTTTTTACATTTAACTTTACCCCGTGCATCCAGCGCTTTGCGAAAAGCGCCGTGCGACCGCAGGCACGCAGTATTCTGTTTGGCAAGGTACTGATCATGGCGTTTATCGTCATGATCGTTATCGCCATCAGCCGTTTGCTGACGCTGGATGACATCTCAATCATTAACAGCCGCAATGTGGATGCGCTGTTTTATACCGCCGGTTTGACCGGCAGCGCCACGGCGTGGTTAGGCGCTGCCCTGTTGCTATGTTTACTGACCGGCGGCGCCTATATCGGCACGTTGACCGGCGTGATCGATGGCATTACGTCCTTCGGCGTGGCGGGCAAAAAGAGAATCATCGCAGGGAATATCGTTGTCTGTACGTTTATTGGTACGATCAACCCGAGCATTATCAAGATCATCTCGGGCTGGTCGATACCCGTTATCGTGATGACCGTCTTTTTCATCCCATCACTGTATTTTTTGCTACGGGGCGACGGCAGGCAAAAGGGGATCGGCGTCGTCGTGCTGGGCTCCGGCATCGCGGTAATCGCGACGTTGTTGGTGTAA
- a CDS encoding MBL fold metallo-hydrolase, whose amino-acid sequence MALTLKVLLENRRAAGANPLLQAKAGLSLLIEDDTTSILFDTGPDDSFLRNAALMGVDLSRITATVLSHGHYDHCGGVAWLPDNSRIICHPQVGDERYAALKVLGHTRKIKKLSLDIDYSRHRMQYSREPLAIGDRFMWSGEIAVPAPRAYGVIAGENAAVDYVIDEGVLIYKSDRGLVIVTGCGHRGIVNIVRHCQQITGIDRIHALIGGFHLRCASPRTLWRVRRFLRQHQPEKIMGCHCTGAWGRLWLPAGLAPATGDTLVLD is encoded by the coding sequence ATGGCATTGACCCTCAAGGTATTGCTGGAAAACCGCCGCGCCGCCGGCGCCAACCCGCTATTGCAGGCCAAGGCCGGGTTAAGCCTGCTGATTGAGGATGATACGACGTCCATACTGTTCGATACCGGCCCCGACGACAGCTTTCTGCGCAATGCGGCGCTGATGGGTGTCGATCTCTCCCGTATCACCGCGACGGTGCTCTCCCACGGCCACTATGACCACTGCGGCGGCGTCGCCTGGCTGCCGGACAACAGCCGTATCATCTGCCACCCGCAGGTCGGCGATGAGCGCTATGCGGCGCTGAAGGTGCTGGGCCACACTCGGAAAATCAAAAAGCTCTCTTTGGATATCGACTACTCGCGCCACCGCATGCAATACAGCCGCGAACCGCTGGCGATCGGCGATCGCTTTATGTGGTCAGGCGAAATCGCGGTGCCCGCACCCCGCGCCTACGGGGTGATCGCCGGGGAGAACGCAGCGGTAGATTACGTTATTGACGAAGGGGTGCTGATTTACAAATCGGATCGCGGTCTGGTGATCGTGACCGGCTGCGGGCACCGAGGGATCGTGAATATCGTGCGCCATTGCCAGCAAATCACCGGAATCGACAGGATCCACGCCTTGATCGGCGGTTTTCATCTGCGCTGCGCTTCCCCGCGCACGCTCTGGCGCGTCCGCCGTTTTTTACGGCAGCATCAGCCGGAAAAGATCATGGGCTGCCACTGTACCGGCGCCTGGGGCCGGCTATGGCTGCCGGCAGGGCTCGCGCCGGCCACCGGCGATACGCTGGTTCTGGATTAA